GCGGCACGCCTTTCCTGGTGATCCTGTTCCTGGTCTATTACGGCGGCCCTGCCTTCGGCATTCGCCTTGGCGCCATCACCGCCGGGGTGCTGTGCATCGCCGGCTACAGCAGCGTCTACTTCGCCGAGATCTTTCGCAGCGGCTTCGCCTCGGTTCCCCGCGGGCAGCTGGAAGCCGGCGAGTGCCTGGGCCTTAGCCGTCTGCAATTATTGTGGCGGGTGCAACTGCCGCAGATGCTGGTGCTGATCACACCGGCCATCGTCAACATGCTGACGATCCTGTGCAAGGAGACCGCGGTGCTGTCGATCATCACCGTGCCGGAGCTGACCGCCGTGCTTACCGGCATTGGCACGCGCACCTTCACCTTCATCGAAACCCTGCTGGTGCTGTGCATCGCCTATCTGCTGCTGGTCGAGCTGACCTCGCGGCTGGGCAGAGTGCTCGAACGCCGCGTCGGCGCCTACCTGCAGCGCTGAACAGGAGCTAGCCATGTCGCTTTCCCTATCCCCCGCCGCGGCCGTCACCTCAGCCAAGACGAGCAGCCCCGGCGCCGCGCCGCCGATGATCCGCCTGGTCGGCGTCGGCAAGCGATTCGGCGAACACCAGGTCCTCACCGATATCGATCTGGAGGTGCGCCGCTCCGAGGTCGTCTGCCTGATCGGCCCCTCGGGCTCTGGCAAGAGCACCCTGTTGCGCAGCATGGCCTTCCTAGAGGAGTACGACGAGGGCGAGATCCATATCGAAGGGCAGCTGCTCGGTTGGGAGATCGACGACCGTGGACGGCGCAAGCACGCCGGTCGCCAGCGCCTCAACCAGGCACGGCGCAACCTTGGCATCGTCTTCCAGCAGTTCAACCTGTGGCCGCACATGACGGCGCTGGGCAATGTCATGGAGGCGCTACTGCGGGTGCGGCGCATGAAGCGCGACGAGGCCGAGCGGCGTGCCAGAGAGGCGCTCGACAAGGTCGGCCTGGCCGAGAAGGCGAAGGCCTATCCGGTGAAACTCTCCGGCGGCCAGCAGCAGCGCGTGGCGATCGCCCGGGCACTGGCCATGGAGCCCAGGATCATGCTCTTCGATGAGCCTACCTCGGCGCTCGACCCCGAGCTGGTCGGCGAGGTGCTGGCAGTGATGAAGCGTCTCGCTCAAGAGGGAATGACCATGGTGGTGGTGACCCACGAGATGGGCTTCGCCGCCCAGGTCGCCGACAGCGTGGTGTTCCTCGACCAGGGGCGTATCGTCACCCGCGGCACACCCGGCGACGTGTTTCGCGACACAGAGCACCCGCGCCTGCGCCAGTTCCTGCAGAACTACCTCGATCGCAATGCCTTCTGGCACACCTCGCCGGAGAAGGCGCCATGATGACACCCCTCGACCCCACGCACCTGGCACGCCGCGAGGTGCGCGACCTCGAGAGCTACAACGCCGGACTTGCGAGCGAAGAGGTACGTCGACGCTTCGGCGTGACGCAGATCACCCGACTCGGCAGCAACGAGAACCCGCTGGGGCCCTCGCCGCGGGTTGTCCCGGCCATCGCTGCTGCTGCCAGCGAGAGTGGCCTTTACCCCGACGCCGAATGCAGCGTGCTGCGCGAGGCGCTTGCCACGCGCCTCGCCGTTGCCCCCGGGCGGCTGGTGTTCGGCAACGGCTCGGAGGATCTGATCGCGATCCTGTGCCGGGTGTTTCTTGACCATGGCGACACCCTGGTCACGGTGACACCAGCCTTCGGCCTGCATACGCTCTACCCGCAGTCGCTGGGAGCGCGCATCCATGGCGTACCGATGCTCGCCGGCGGTCGCTTCGATATCGACGGGCTCGTCGCGGTGCTGGCCGAGCCGCCGCGCATGCTGATGTTCTCCTCCCCCTCCAACCCGGTCGGCAGCGCGCTGACGTGGGAGGCGCTCGAGCGGCTATTGGAGGTGCTAACCCCCGCCACCCTGCTGGTCTTCGACGAGGCCTACTTCGAGTATGCCAAGGCGAGCCCCGGCTACCCCGACCTGCTGGCAAGGCTGGAGCGCCAGAAGAGCCCCTGGATCGTACTGCGCACCTTCTCCAAGGCCTACGCCCTGGCCGGGCTGCGCATCGGCTATGGCATTGTCGGCGATCCGGCGCTGGCCGATCTGATCGACCGTCTGCGCACGCCCTTCAACGTCAACCGCCTCGCCCAGGCGGCGGCCGTGGCAGCCCTCGAGGACGAGGCGCACCTTGCCGCCGGCATCGCCTTGGCCACGCAGGAGCGCGAGCGTGTCACTCAAGCGCTCGACGCGATGGGCCTGAGCGTCGCCCCCTCGCTGGCCAACTTCGTGTTCTTCGAGACGCCGCTTGCATCGTCAGCACTGCATGAGGCGCTGCTCGCCCAGGGGGTGATCGTCAAGGCGTGGCGCACGCCGGGCTATACCCGTTGGCTGCGCGTCTCGATCGGCAGTCGCGAAGAGAATGATCTTTTTTTGGTCGCGCTCTCGGCAGCGCTGGCCGACAGCCGCTAACGGTGTAAAGCCGCGAGGCTGTCATCCGTCAGCCGGGTCGGCGACAATTGGGGCAGTGCCACGCCCAGGCTGGCGTAGGCGGATCGATACCGTGACAGGAGCAATGAATGAAGCGAGCCGATGCCGCGCCCCCGGCCAGCGCGCCCAAGGCGCTTTATCTGCAGGCCAAGCAGTTCGTGCAGGAGCGCATCGACTCGGGGTTCTGGAAGCCAGGCGACATGATTCCCTCGGAGAACCAGCTCGTGATCGAGCTGGGCATGTCGCGCATGACCATCAATCGTGCCCTGCGCGAGCTGACCAGCGAAGGCTATCTGGAGCGTGTCAGTGGTGTCGGCACCTTCATCGCCGAGCCCAGGCCGCAGTCCAATTTCCTGATGATCGCCAACATCGCTGACGAGATTGTCGCCCGTGGGCACCGTTACAGTTGTCGGGTACTGGAGCTTTCGCGGGTTGCCGCTCCGTTCTCCATCGCCTCGGCGCTGGAGTTGCCCACCGGCAGCTCGGTCTATCACCTGCGCTGCGTGCACTTCGAAGAGGAGCTGGCGGTACAACTCGAGGACCGCTACGTCTCGCCGGCGATGGCGCCGGACTTCATCGAGCAACGCTTCGGCGACAGCCTTCAGCCTTCTCGCTATCTGCTCGATCATGTGCCGGTCGACGAGATGGAGCATATCGTCGATGCGCTGCTGCCCGAACCCGAGGATGCCCAGGCACTCGAGATCGCGCCCGACGAGCCCTGCCTGGCGCTGATGCGACGTACCTGGCTCGACGGCAAGGTCGTGACCTATGTGCGCTTTCTGCACCCCTCGTCGCGCTACCGCCTGGGTAGCCGTTTCCCCATGGGAAACGCCTACCAGGCAGGCTGACAGTCACGAAGAGCAGTGCGGCAAGGCAAGCGGCTAATATATAAAACATGCATTAGCGTGTTTCCCGTTAGCGCACTACTCTCTTTTTACTCCTGCCCCTTTTTCGGCACTCATGAAATCGATGAACCTTATGGGGAAAACAAAAAAATAACCAAGTAAAAGAGCGCAATAGCGCTTGGGCACATGCGGCTTATTATTAAAGTTGCAAGCCAACAATACTTGAGAAAAGTAATACTTCGCCGCTCACTACCTTTCCTCGCAGGGAAAGCGCATATCTGTATCTCAAGCCAAGGAGATGGCGAGATGGCAATATTGCTGGTAGTAAGTAACTGTTATATGGGCCTGCACGGCTTTTATATGGCCAAGCGCCAGCATGTTCCTCGACCGTTGCACGTCAAGCGCACTCCTGTACCTATACCACATAACTTCACCTGATATTCCGCCCGGCACTCTGTGCTCAGTCTATACCTGATGCTCAGTGATGCCGTGCGCGCAGCACTCTGTTCGAAGAGTTACTCACGTCATCAAGAAGGATGAGCGCTATGTGTTGGGCAGGACCAAATCAATACGCTATCGGCAAGCACAGGCCCGGCAATCAGCCTTCGGCCATATCATCCAAATCCGTCATTCACGGTCGTGACACGCCCGTACTCGTTTGTTTCTCGCATCTACGCTGGAATTTTGTCTACCAACGACCGCAGCATCTCATGTCGCGCTTCGCCACTACGCATCGGGTCCTCTACGTCGAGGAGCCGATCATCACAGACCAGGTGACGCCCTGGCTGGAGGTTCGCGACGAAGAGGGGCTCCAGATCCTGGTCCCCAGGCTGCCGCACTCCTGCACCGGTGACGACGCGATAACGGCCCAGCGCGCATTGCTCGATCGGCATCTCAACGAGATCGGTACCCATCAACTCGTCGCCTGGTACTACTCGCCGATGAGCCTGGCCTACACCGCTCATCTCGCCCCATCGCTGCTGGTCTATGACTGCATGGATGAGCTTTCCGGCTTCAAGGGCGCGCCACCCGACCTGATCGAGCATGAACGGGCGCTACTGGCCCGGGCGGATGTGGTGTTTACCGGTGGAGTGAGCCTCTACGAGGCCAAACGCGAGTTTCACGACAACGTGCACCCCTTCCCCAGCAGTGTCGATGTCGGGCACTTCGCCCAGGCGCGCCAGCCATTGCCTGATCCCGACGATCAGGCCGGCATCGCCTATCCGCGCCTGGGGTTCTACGGCGTCATCGATGAACGACTGGATATCTCACTGCTCGACGAGATGGCACGCCTGCGCCCCGACTGGCAGTTCGTGCTGGTGGGGCCGGTGGTCAAGATCGACCCCGCCACCCTGCCACGCCATAGCAACATCCACTACCTGGGTGGCAAGACCTACGACGAGCTGCCCTACTACCTGGCCGGCTGGGACG
This DNA window, taken from Halomonas sp. TA22, encodes the following:
- the hisC gene encoding histidinol-phosphate transaminase; this translates as MMTPLDPTHLARREVRDLESYNAGLASEEVRRRFGVTQITRLGSNENPLGPSPRVVPAIAAAASESGLYPDAECSVLREALATRLAVAPGRLVFGNGSEDLIAILCRVFLDHGDTLVTVTPAFGLHTLYPQSLGARIHGVPMLAGGRFDIDGLVAVLAEPPRMLMFSSPSNPVGSALTWEALERLLEVLTPATLLVFDEAYFEYAKASPGYPDLLARLERQKSPWIVLRTFSKAYALAGLRIGYGIVGDPALADLIDRLRTPFNVNRLAQAAAVAALEDEAHLAAGIALATQERERVTQALDAMGLSVAPSLANFVFFETPLASSALHEALLAQGVIVKAWRTPGYTRWLRVSIGSREENDLFLVALSAALADSR
- a CDS encoding amino acid ABC transporter permease; the protein is MNFDPSIILNNAGAIWSAFMMTVYTWLVGSALGLVAGFVLAALMLFGGTPLRLVLRGVIELVRGTPFLVILFLVYYGGPAFGIRLGAITAGVLCIAGYSSVYFAEIFRSGFASVPRGQLEAGECLGLSRLQLLWRVQLPQMLVLITPAIVNMLTILCKETAVLSIITVPELTAVLTGIGTRTFTFIETLLVLCIAYLLLVELTSRLGRVLERRVGAYLQR
- a CDS encoding amino acid ABC transporter ATP-binding protein, with product MIRLVGVGKRFGEHQVLTDIDLEVRRSEVVCLIGPSGSGKSTLLRSMAFLEEYDEGEIHIEGQLLGWEIDDRGRRKHAGRQRLNQARRNLGIVFQQFNLWPHMTALGNVMEALLRVRRMKRDEAERRAREALDKVGLAEKAKAYPVKLSGGQQQRVAIARALAMEPRIMLFDEPTSALDPELVGEVLAVMKRLAQEGMTMVVVTHEMGFAAQVADSVVFLDQGRIVTRGTPGDVFRDTEHPRLRQFLQNYLDRNAFWHTSPEKAP
- a CDS encoding glycosyltransferase family 1 protein; translated protein: MSRFATTHRVLYVEEPIITDQVTPWLEVRDEEGLQILVPRLPHSCTGDDAITAQRALLDRHLNEIGTHQLVAWYYSPMSLAYTAHLAPSLLVYDCMDELSGFKGAPPDLIEHERALLARADVVFTGGVSLYEAKREFHDNVHPFPSSVDVGHFAQARQPLPDPDDQAGIAYPRLGFYGVIDERLDISLLDEMARLRPDWQFVLVGPVVKIDPATLPRHSNIHYLGGKTYDELPYYLAGWDVALMPFALNESTRFISPTKTPEYLAGGRPVVSTPITDVVRTYAQSGVVRIARTTAEFISAVEAALDDTQHPERVLAIADQVLQDTSWNSTWKLMEEKMQCRV
- the hutC gene encoding histidine utilization repressor, translating into MKRADAAPPASAPKALYLQAKQFVQERIDSGFWKPGDMIPSENQLVIELGMSRMTINRALRELTSEGYLERVSGVGTFIAEPRPQSNFLMIANIADEIVARGHRYSCRVLELSRVAAPFSIASALELPTGSSVYHLRCVHFEEELAVQLEDRYVSPAMAPDFIEQRFGDSLQPSRYLLDHVPVDEMEHIVDALLPEPEDAQALEIAPDEPCLALMRRTWLDGKVVTYVRFLHPSSRYRLGSRFPMGNAYQAG